A stretch of the Chanos chanos chromosome 1, fChaCha1.1, whole genome shotgun sequence genome encodes the following:
- the rnf122 gene encoding RING finger protein 122, whose protein sequence is MHPFQWCNGCFCGLGLIYSNKTCTMPPVTFQDLPLNIYMVIFGTGIFVFILSLIFCCYFISKLRHQAQSERFGYKEVILKGDPKKLNLHGQTCAVCLEDFKVKDELGVLPCQHAFHRKCLVKWLEVRCVCPMCNKPISGPSDQRQSIGTLLDELV, encoded by the exons ATGCACCCTTTCCAGTGGTGTAACG GGTGCTTCTGCGGTTTGGGATTAATCTACTCCAACAAAACCTGCACCATGCCGCCCGTCACGTTCCAGGATCTTCCCCTGAACATTTACATGGTCATCTTCGGCACGGGCATCTTCGTCTTCATCCTCAGCCTCATCTTCTGCTGCTACTTCATAAG TAAACTCAGACACCAAGCACAGAGTGAGAGATTTGGGTATAAAGAG GTCATCTTAAAAGGAGACCCTAAAAAATTAAATCTTCACGGG CAgacatgtgctgtgtgtcttgAGGACTTCAAGGTGAAAGATGAACTGGGAGTGTTGCCATGTCAACATGCCTTTCACAGGAA gtgtCTGGTGAAGTGGCTAGAGGTTCGCTGTGTCTGTCCCATGTGTAATAAGCCGATCTCCGGACCCTCGGACCAGCGACAGAGCATCGGGACTCTGCTGGATGAGCTCGTGTAA
- the LOC115826698 gene encoding E3 ubiquitin-protein ligase TRIM16-like, with protein MEEASLSAQDSLICPVCLDLFKDPVTIPCGHSYCMSCIEGCWDQDDQRGVYSCPQCRQTFTLRPVLKKSTALADLAERLRETGLQAAPPAVCYAGPGDVECDICTGRKLKAVKSCLVCLVSFCEIHLQPHHESPAYNKHKLVKASTRLQDRICSQHDRLLEIYCRTDQKMICYLCTMDEHKGHDTVSAAAERSEKQRQLGETQKNSKQRIQEREKELQELKQAVNSLRISAQTAVEDSERIFTEMIRSIERRRSEVRGQIRALEREELSLAEDHIEKLEQEIAELRKRNTEVEQLLHTEDHIHFLQSFQSLSAHCGHDELPSMTVYAFYFLEDMRKSVNEMKKTLEKCLSEKTVNIPEKVNNQLSLPVQPKTRQQFLQYSCQLTLDPSTANRKLCLSEGNRKVTMTTKAQSEPDHPDRFDWWLQVLCRESLCGRCYWEVEWSGRVSIAVSYKSISRKGGGKECGFGLNNQSWRLNCSHTHYSFMHDNNETKIPTFGSHSRIGVYLDHRAGILTFYRVSDTMTLLHRFQTTFTQPLYAGFWVYGSVQINNQL; from the exons ATGGAGGAAGCCTCTTTATCAGCTCAAGATTCACTcatctgtcctgtctgtctggattTATTTAAGGATCCAgtgactattccctgtggacacagttactgtatgagCTGTATTGAGGGCTGttgggatcaggatgatcagagaggagtctacagctgcccccagtgtaGACAGACCTTCACTCTAAGACCTGTTCTTAAAAAAAGTACCGCATTGGCTGACCTGgctgagagactgagggagacagGACTCCAggctgctcctcctgctgtctgttatgctggacctggagatgtggagtgtgacatcTGCACTGGGAGAAAACTCAAAGCTGTCAaatcctgtctggtgtgtcttgTGTCGTTTTGTGAAATACATCTCCAGCCTCACCATGAATCTCCTGCCTACAACAAACACAAGTTGGTCAAAGCCTCCACACGACTACAGGACAGGATTTGCTCTCAACATGACAGACTTTTGGAGATTTACTGTCGCACTGACCAAAAAATGATCTGCTATTTATGTACAATGGATGAACACAAAGGCCATGATACAGTGTCAGCAGCAGCTGAAAGGTCTGAGAAACAG AGGCAGTTGGGGGAGACCCAGAAAAATTCCAAACAaagaatccaggagagagagaaggagctgcaggagctgaaacagGCTGTGAATTCTCTGAGG atctctgcacagacagcagtggaggacagtgagaggatctttactgagatgatccgctccattgagagaagACGCTCTGAGGTGAGAGGGCAGATCAGAGCTCTTGAAAGGGAAGAATTGAGTCTGGCTGAAGATCACATTGagaaactggagcaggagattgctGAGCTGAGGAAGAGAAACACTGAGGTGGAGCAGCTtttacacacagaggatcacatccatttcctccag agtttccagtctctctctgctcattgtGGACATGATGAGTTACCCAGCATGACTGTCTATGCCTTCTACTTCTTAGAGGATATGAGGAAATCTGTCAATGAAATGAAGAAGACACTAGAAAAAtgcctcagtgaaaagacagtcAATATACCAGAGAAAG TTAATAACCAGCTTTCCCTACCTGTTCAGCCTAAGACCAGACAGCAATTCTTACAAT ATTCCTGTCAGCTCACACTGGATCCCAGCACAGCAAATAGAAAGCTCTGTTTGTCTGaagggaacagaaaggtgacaatGACTACGAAAGCTCAGTCAGAGCCGGACCATCCAGACAGATTTGATTGGTGGTTACAAGTTCTCtgtagagagagtttgtgtgggcgctgttactgggaggttgAGTGGAGTGGGCGGGTCTCTATAGCAGTCTCATATAAAAGCATCAGTAGGAAAGGAGGAGGTAAAGAGTGTGGGTTTGGACTCAATAATCAGTCCTGGAGATTAAACTGTTCTCACACTCATTACTCCTTCATGCACGACAACAATGAGACAAAAATCCCAACATTCGGCAGCCAttccagaataggagtgtatctggatcATAGGGCGGGAATTCTGACCTTCTACAgggtctctgacacaatgactcTCCTCCACAGATTccagaccacattcactcagcccctctatgcTGGATTCTGGGTTTATGGATCTGTTCAGATTAACAACCAACTCTAA